The window ACAAGCGTATCCTGCcaaaaattggataaaaaaaCAATGGCTACATGGAAAAGCTATTACTCAAAAATATAGCTACCAAAAAGCAAAGTGCAACACACAGTTATACCTGATCAAGGGTGCCCAAGGGACTGCCAATTTCAATAGGCAAACTTTTGGCAAGCGCTTCAGCCGTATCGGGAAAATCCTGTACAAAAGGTAGAAATTTTGCCCAGCATTCATATATTCGATTCAGACTATTAATAGAAACTATCAACCATATAAAAAAGATACCTGCTGTTAGACATACTGTACATGGACCCCTATGCTAACCCACCAGTTACATTATTATGGACCCAACCAAATAAAATCAGCTTTATTCCAGTTTTGACAAGCATGGGTGGATTAGCATAGTGACTTTATCCTAGGTGAATAATCAAAGAAAAATGTCAAAATTGGACTTACTTTATCTGGGTCGATAGATTGATGATGATTTGCTACTTCAACAATAGCCTTGGAAGGATCTTCTGGAATAACCTGCATACGCAATACATTAATACTTTATCAATTGCATTTTTCATGTCAATTTTCCATTGAGTTAAAATGAACCATACTAAATCATCAACAGTTCCAGCATAATGTTGGTCTTCAAGAAGTAAAGGCTTGATTTTCGCTGGTGTTCCCTACAAAATCCCATTGACATATCAAGAAAACTAAACTTATCTGTCAGCAGTAAAATATTCTGGGAACCATGAAACTATAAAGAACTACAACACTCTAATGCATTTACCAGTTCAACTTGATCAACCGGATGATTCCTTCCTCCTCTACGGAGATCTCTTAATGTTCCCTGAAGGTGGTTGAACAAACTGATTACaagattgataaaataaatattgtgTATATCTGTAGAATTGACGCTTTTTTGCAAGTGCTTTCTGTTATATAGGTGCAGGTAAGCTCTCTGTATCCAAGTAGTTTCTTGGGTGGAAATCATTGACCATGCCAAATAAAAGTGTCTACTAGTACCAGAATAGAAATGCagagattaaaatattttaagaaagatATAGGATGCTTGTAATTAACTTTGCAGATGTCTCTACTCTGATCTAATTCTACGCCAgcataaggaaaaaaaaactgcTTTTCCAAAAATTCCAGCAGGAACTCACAAACCTTATTGGCCCACATAAGCCCACATGCATTACACAATGTCCTTGGTCCGGCGGGTCCACGACGCATAGCAGGAGTAGAACTTTCACTAACACCACAATGATGGCACCTGCGGAGATTTCTATGGGAGATACCATAAACGAATTTGAGTTGAACATTCCTCCGCATATTCATTTCAGAGTAtcagaaaacaaatatataaatgcaCAAACAGAAACTTTAGAAATGAGTTTAAACTCACAAAGTTTCTAAATGACACGAACCATCTCCTTGGGGCAAACTCCTTTGAGAATCCAAATTAGAAGACCGACAGTCTTCTCTCAGGGACGCAAATTGTCCATTTTTCCGGTGCATCCTGGTATATAAATAAACGTGATGTAAAAGAATTTTTATAGAAGCACCTATGCTAAGATGCTTTGGCACTCATAAGTGATAAGCCATAAAAAAAAACCTCTCCTCTGCTAGCTCCTGTTGGGAGTTTAATATGACCAAAACTTCTACAACTTTTTATATTGAAAAGCATGGCTACACAATGGAGTCATTCTCATAATACTTCCATATTTCGTATTCAAGATTAGTCGTAGAGTTCCCCTATTTCCTTTTGTTTAAGTTCTACAGAATAAACGACCTTGCATACATGTATCAGGAGACTATATATAGTCCGAAAATTTACAATCATCTGATGGATAAAGCACATATGCAATTTCTTATTAGCATTACCAAATTCAACATACCAGAATAATGTATTGAACAATAAACATGATTATTTAATGATTTCTAACAACTTACAGAGTTTACCTCGGATATTCTATAAgttaacattatatacagaatgAAGTAATTAATGTACACGAACTAactattataaagaaaataatcttcattttataagccGGTGATACATTGCTTGGACTCAGGAATGGCTATGCTCATTTCAACATAATGTGAAACTATTAAAGCAGTTGAATTTCCCACTTTCTGctgcaaaaagaaaagaatgcaAACAGCGAATAATAAATACATAGATAAGAGTAGATGTAAATAATTCATGATAACTAATTCACAAAAGCTTAAAAAACCCACACCATATATGGAGAGCTTAGATTAAGAGTTTTTATATACAACACATTGCTTTTTTCACTTTTTCCTTTTATTACAACTTAGCAAGTATAACCTCTCACCTCTGAGCAACCTCTTTCCTGACTGTGTACCTTATCTTTTTGTCAAAGCATCTCTCTTTCCGTTTTTCACGGAACCTAACAAGAGATGCTATTCTCCTTGAAAGATTTGAACGTTTTGGTGAATCAGTCATGACCTACATgcagaaatatattaaaaacaaatctCAAAATCATAAATTGCATCAATCCTTGCGACAGAAGACTTACCCTGTTGTCCggaacaaaagaaatttcaggGGGCACTCCAACAGGTGTATCACGTCCCCCCAAAAGCAAGAGCACAGCTTGCACCTGTGGCATAAAGCTCCAACTATATTATGCACTGCACCCGTAACTAAATACtccaaattcttcaaaaaacatagTTCGAAATTGTGCATGGGATGAATAAAGAAAACCATATATGCAGTAACTTTGGCCTCCATCCAGATAAAGTTATATTGCATCCATCTTAATACTGATCCAAGAAAGAGACGGAATTCTCAGAACTCTTAGATGGCACATATTTTATTAGTAAACCAAAGATTGAGATTTAAAAGTAAGAATCTAGTTTCAAAAAGTATCAGGACAACAAAGCCCTCTCATACTTCCATTAAAAGATGTCCACCAGCAAAGAATAGGAGGAGCACATGGCAATAGCAAACCTAggtatttcttttttttatctCTGTAAACCATTTTTGGCAATAAAACTGGATTATAAGAAATGTAGATTGCATTTAGGTAGACACTAGACTAGACACTGTAATCCTGAAAGTTTAATAGGAGTAATAAACAGCTGCAGTACATATATTTAACAGCAAACCAAAATGTTCATTTTTCAGTATCTTTCCACAAATTACAATCAAAGTGATAAACAGTTGcagtacatatatttaatggCAAACCAAATTGTTCATTCATTTCAGTATCTTTCTACAAATTACGATCGAAGTGAAcaggaaaatatttttatactccctctggtccATTATGCAAGTCACTTGACTTTTTTCCCGTTTTTTCAAGAGCTTTGACTcaaatagttaaaattattactccctccgttcaaaaataaatactaaatacatattaaacttttattcaaaaaagaaaaaaatgaaaaatactaattttaactATAGAGTCAAAGTTCATGGAAATGTGTGGATAAAGTCAAGCGCCTTACTCAATGGATCCTATTTGACGCCTCAGAAATTTTAGGACTTCAAACATGTCAACAATCTATAACCTCAAATCCTGCAGCCCCGATGCATTCACCTAAAAGTACGAAACTGAAGTCTAAATTACTCTAGCCTAAATTGAAGGAACGATATGATCAACTACACTGTTTCAGAGCAACTATTAGCTAAGTAGAATAGTACAACCCTCTGAATGAAGTTTAACAGTTTATTGACTTTCATATACAAGTCGCGCATCAATCATACAAATCAACTAACAAAGCACATAAACTGACAGCATTTCCCGTAAAaacattaaaacaaaatataacacTGTTACCAAAAACTCATGAAAATTCAACATACCTAGTAGGGAAAAAAATCCGCAATCTACCTATTTATAATCGTATACTATCTAGTGCAACCAAATTATACAatttaaacacaataaaaatcaCGAAAAGCAAAATCACAACTAAGATCACcacaaattcaaattcaaacactCAATTAAATCACCTTCTCAGGAGTAACAGCCGGAAACACATAAACCTCCCCTTCGAAAGCAAGACTAAGCTCACTAGTCCGCGACGCCACCACAAGGCCACCACTACCACTAATATTATAACTAAGCTGCTGGTGGCGCTGCGGCGTCGTATTCACATCCGCCACGCGACAATCATCAATCTCATCATCAATATAATCATCATCAAAAGCAGCTTCTTCTTCGTACTCAACGACGTCGTCGTCATCATCAACTTGCATATTATTGTACGGACGAGCTTGAAGCGGCGCCGCCATGACTAAACAAGTACAGTGagcttcaataaaatattattgataaGATATAAATGGAAATATGTGTTTCTGTAATGGTTGAAATggaaaccctaaccctaatagATGTATAATTGAGAAGTGTAATAAAGTGGAAGTGGAAGTTGAGCAAGTGCAGATGCTGTAATAAGTAACGATGATGACGGTGTTACCTAGAAACACGACAAATgacaattattattaataaattttaaaataaaaatagaatggatatatatagaaatatttgCGTGTCCTGCTTAGGATCAGATGTTTCATTAAAGACCCTATTTTTGGAAACTTTCCTTGTTTCTTTACTTTGACTAGTCAATGAATTTTTACATCTCGCTTTCGGGaaaaaaatgtaataaaaaCTCTTTTTCTACTCCATTTTAACATATTTCTGATCATTTTCAACAAATGAAATGCGtttcttatttaggaaaaatgataaaataaataaataaatataaaataaatattacgagttgaaattttgagaaaagATGCCCTGATAGAATGGAATCTATTTACACATTTAAATTTGTGacctattataaatttttatattttaatttccatGTTTTTTAGAGTAAGTTTGTTTGAACTGAACATGGCAGCTGAAGGATCCGTGTTGACAAGCTCATCACTGCAACTTACTGCAAAACTCGAAATCGGTTTATATAATGTCGGTAATGATATTTCTCAAGTTTTTACAGAGTGTCGGAGTTTCTTGACAAATTGGGGATATTATATAGAATGAGACCCATCACAAGAACCGCGCTTCCCCAGAGGAAGAAGGGGCTCAAGGTTACGCCTTCCGGGAGATACGGCAATGGAAGTGCCAATATGTATATTGAAAGCGGCACTGCAAGATTGCAAACGATTCATTTGGTAAGAGCATTTGTATAAAGATTGGGATAAAAGCAAGAAGAGACAGACGCGGGAACCTGAAAGCAGTACGGCAAGGGAAGAAACAACTGCAGAGGAAATTTTGACCAGGTTGAGCAATGATATATTGAAAGCTATGTTGGTGATTATGTACAGAAGAGGTAATAAAGGCGCTCCGTCACAACCTGAGCAATGGCATGAGAATAAGAGAGATCGCGGTTAGTACTATGAAAGTAAGAGCAAGTGCAACTTAGATATAAATCTATATCCCTGTCCAAATGTGTGTAATTACTTACATTTCTTGTAATTGACCTTAACCAAAAAAAAGGACAGGAGACAGAACTAGAATTACAAGTTCACCGTCATATTAGTTGTGAGGAGAAAAATACAGACGGAGAGATTGACGAGGGTAAAACGCGGAATTTGGGGACAGAGACCATGATATAGCATGTTGAAATGTAAGGtaaataaaaagattatttgtcCCAGTTTGGGTACTTTCCCTCAATAGACCATGACATATTGGGGGACAACGAATGGCACCGGTTCAGTTCCCCGTTCATATTCTGTTTTTAGTAATGATAAACTTGCCAAAGCTTAGATGGCagaaaaaataacaaatgaGGTGGTGAATAATGATATAACACACACAATTCATGCACAATCACTATTAACTTGTTGATTTGGAAGAATTATTAGCAGCATCATTTTCAGTGGAAGAAAATAGGAATGACGCAACACCACTATATTTTCGTGAAGATAATGGAAATAAAGATATTTCACAGCAGATTTAGTAGAGAGGTTCTTTTCACAATTCTTTTCTCATCATTCATTTACTAATTGACTCATccaatttgaataataaaatatgtttgaaCTGCATGTATATAACTGTCTCAAATTGCGGAGCTCTGTGCACAATTATCATAGAAGCTACACAACTTTTGACAAACTAAAAGCGgtataaaagagaaaaaatcACATTAAGTACCActtaaaaagaagaagaataatATATTACCTGTTGTGTTGGTTccgatattaaaaaaacaaccGGCACCACTCATAATGTACAAATGGAGTTGAGAGAAAGGTATGCCTTTCAAATTTGAGAGTAGAGGCAGACAGAGAAGTACAAAAAGGGCCTACATATACAAGAAAATGGAAGATTGTCAACTGATAATTGAAGATCACTAATTCAGTTTAATAGAGAGAGAATCAAAAGAAGCTCTACTGTTCATTTAAGATCAGATACATTAATTACCCTTCATACAACACATAAAGAAACTCCCATGTGATAAGCTAGAAAGCATGGGCAACCACACAGAAGTTTGCTTTGTAGTTTGAACATCTTACCCACATGTACAAAAATTGGTTCAACACTTTAAATAGTCCAGAGCCAACTGTCTCAGACCCTTTCCTTCAACTAAGATAAATTGGTGCCAACATGATAATTAATCTGACAAATTTGATCTGTTAAATTTGTATCTGTATACTGTAATGGGACTGGAAAGGCCTTGATTGAAACCTCAAATACAATGTTCCAGGGTTTTCTGAAGATAAAAAGAGAGTGCACTGTGCAGGGTAAAAACAAAGCCAACCTTTCATCCCATAGTCACCAAAAAGGGAAGCTCTAACTCAAAACAATCCACAAGATTCTGATCAATAAGTCAGACATCAGCAACATTTACATATGCGTTTTAATGAAGTCAAATATATAATCTCAAACTAATTTATATCTTAGATACTCATGAAGATCACTATTACAATTAAAACTAATAGCCACCAAACAAGAGAGTGGACACTAAGGACATGTCATACACTTATTCAGAACTTGTGGTGAACTGCAAAAAGAGTAACAAAATTTACCTGAAATCCAGATCCGAAAGAATTCACAACAAATATGTCAAGCAATTTCCCCTGTATATTAAGAATTTTTCAATTTAGCGGCAATGACAATATTTTTTGTCCGTATGCAAACTTTAATGATAGGATGGTAGTATTTCTTGATACAGATGAGATATACTAGTTGCACCTTTAATCGTTTCGTTGCATCAATGAAAACAGATTCCTGTCACAAGCAAAATGATTAGAGAGTTATTTCCCTTTTTCATGTAAAACCAACATGGTATGACCAACATTTTCAACTACCTTAAGTATTGATGCACCAGCTTGAAAGGCACTTGATGCAACCATTAGCAGTGGCCACATAACACCAATTCCAGAAAGCATTTGACCAGAGTCTGACCCACTGCATCCACATTATACAACTATATAAGACATGGCAGATGtcttgtttaaagtaaaattGTACAGCTGTTGACATATTGCGGGTACTCTAATCTGAGACATCTGTGGTACAAtgaacatttaaaaaaaataattaaatgatgGCACTGTGTAAAGGAACTTGATATTTAATACGAGGAATAATAAAGCTAGAGTcctgcatacaaaacaaagtaGATGAAGCAAATACTATAACATATCAGTATATCACCATACAATAATTAAGCATACAAGTTTAGCCTCGAAATCAATCACACATTAGCATCTGGAATTCTCTACAGAGCAGAAAATTACAACACCTTGTAACTGCAATGACTACGCCCACAGCAACAAGTAAGCATCCAGCAATTTTATTCAATGAATAGCGTCTTCCTAAGAGAATGGTGGAGAAAGCTAATTGCCACAACAAAAATGTCTGCAAGAGAGATTTATAAGAACCAATCTTGAAATCCTTTCTAATATAAAACACAACTCATAACTTACAAAGTATTAGAACTTTCATGTTATACTTAAAGGGACAGTTGAATAGATATCTACAACTGACATATCTTCCATGAATAAGATG of the Daucus carota subsp. sativus chromosome 4, DH1 v3.0, whole genome shotgun sequence genome contains:
- the LOC108218646 gene encoding GATA transcription factor 19-like; the protein is MAAPLQARPYNNMQVDDDDDVVEYEEEAAFDDDYIDDEIDDCRVADVNTTPQRHQQLSYNISGSGGLVVASRTSELSLAFEGEVYVFPAVTPEKVQAVLLLLGGRDTPVGVPPEISFVPDNRVMTDSPKRSNLSRRIASLVRFREKRKERCFDKKIRYTVRKEVAQRMHRKNGQFASLREDCRSSNLDSQRSLPQGDGSCHLETLNLRRCHHCGVSESSTPAMRRGPAGPRTLCNACGLMWANKGTLRDLRRGGRNHPVDQVELGTPAKIKPLLLEDQHYAGTVDDLVIPEDPSKAIVEVANHHQSIDPDKDFPDTAEALAKSLPIEIGSPLGTLDQDTLVDFADTSEAEMDIPTNFN
- the LOC108218644 gene encoding protein CLT2, chloroplastic; translated protein: MAIPSSYSYLSAALSLPSTSPFLTKLTATKTLTINLQNPRHHHQQQFNIHIRHAAHNFFKFTHKNTRTRLNCASPDPGELNLTHSTSTSDNNKLILICSAITIALAISNRVLYKLALVPMKEYPFFLAQINTFGYVIIYVSVLYIRYSAGIVTNEMMAIPKFRFVIIGFLEALGVVAGMSSGAMLPGPAIPVLNQTFLLWQLAFSTILLGRRYSLNKIAGCLLVAVGVVIAVTSGSDSGQMLSGIGVMWPLLMVASSAFQAGASILKESVFIDATKRLKGKLLDIFVVNSFGSGFQALFVLLCLPLLSNLKGIPFSQLHLYIMSGAGCFFNIGTNTTGCDGAPLLPLLYIITNIAFNISLLNLVKISSAVVSSLAVLLSVPLSIYILALPLPYLPEGVTLSPFFLWGSAVLVMGLILYNIPNLSRNSDTL